ACTCCAAAGAGAAGACATCCCAGCCACGGTCACCATCCCCATGATCCATCATCTTTACCTTTATCCGGTCCAAGATATCACAGTATCTTCCAAGCGACTGAGATCCATTTCTGATAACTCCAACAAGTATAGGCACGACAGAAGTAGCGACAATAGCTGCCTTCCCCTCTGGATTGCTCATGGCCTGAGAGGATTGCCAATATTGCAAGGGCCTCATCTACCATCCCTACCCTTTTTATCATATACCAATGGATTGCCATCTGCTGTATTTTTTTTCAACAGTGCCCTACCCTTTCTATTTACGGTGCGCTTTTCACTATCGGTCATGGAGCACATCATGATTTCAGACTGGGCGAATCATCCACTGCCTCACCTGTTTGTAGACTGAAGCAGGCTAAGGTACTATGAATTTATTTTTTGTTTTTTCCCTGCATTTGTTCCCCTTTTATTCTGACATTTTGTTCTAGCGAGGTGCACTCCTTGAAGTCTTTGAATCCAAAGTTGTCCGTGTCAATGGGAAATCTTTGGACAAGGCTGCCATTATGGAGGAGATGAAATTATCTTATGTTCACCAGTGAGGCATGCTTATGTATCCTTTTCTATTGTCTATTTCTTTATCTATTAAATATTCCCTAtgtttttgtttttttaaatGTATGACACCTGGACAGGTTAAACAGTTAACAAAGGAAATAATTACCTGTCTTAAACATCATATTTTAAAACAAAGGGAGCATCTTACTTTTATGATTAAGGCTAACCGGCTAAACACAAATGAACCTTGATTTTTATTGGACTTGTTCgtaataaatataatataatgaTGGTCAAAGAAGTAACATTTGTCATTGGAACTTTTTATTTCCTTAATGTAATGGTAGATATTTGAGCAACTTCATCAGGAGAAATCAAGCACTCCAGCATGATATATGACAACAACTCAAAGATGGTCATGATTTGTAAGCAAGGGTAAACTCTTCGCTCCAGCCATGTTCTAACTCCATAGCTCTGGACCAAGTTACTACTGAAAGAATGCAATCATATATCCATTGCTTGAGAGCTCGATGATGCACCCTTCTTCCTCCTTTTCTTGTTCTTGGAGTCCTTCCCCTGCTTCACGACATCGCCCTTTGCAGCTGCAGGTGGCTGCGTTGCTAGCAGGTGCTGATGGATCGCAACAAATGGGTCAAGCTGGAACTGCATCTTTACCAGCACAGCCTTGAGATGAGCAGCCTCCCGTAACCTGGACAAGAAAATTGGGTTTACAGTCCAAAACTACAGTTGAAAAACATGACGACCTGAATGAAGCAAGGGAGAAGGTGTGAAGAGAGGATTACACAAATGTCTGTCTTGACTTGCAGTTCAGCTTTGCTTCAGGTTTCTGCTTTGGTGCACCTGGTTCTAGGAGGGACTCGGACAGTGCTGAGAGGTCATATGCTTTCAGTTTCTTCTGACGCCGACTCCGTGTATTTTTCTGCTGAACAAAAAAAGATTGAAATTGTAGAACACTAGCGTCATAATAAAAAGTGAAAGGAAATGCAACTTATACAAATATGTTGATAAATGATAAGTGCGTGTTTATATATGAGTAAGGTGTCGCCTCGCCTTATATCTTTCCGCTTAAAAGGTAAAAAAGTGGTTATCGCCTTAATAACTATAGTACAAATGCaaaaatctctactaactattaagagagGAGTGTAGACTGCCTCCGTCAACCTACCCCGCCCGCCCGCGAACTTCAGGATTGTCGTGCCGCGCCTTCGCCATTTTCGCCGCCGCGCCATCGACACCACCTCCCAAGTATCCTCGTGCCCGCCCCTACTGCCATCGTGTGCCCCCGCCTGTTTCTGCCGCCGTGCCCCGCCCCAGTCCCAGAGGCGAGCGCGAGAAAATCCCCATTCCCAATCCCCACGCCACAACCTCCCCTCCCTCCCCGTCTCCTCCAAATTCAATCGTCTCTAAGCGCCAATCCGCCCCGTCTCCAAATCCCAGGTAGCCAACCAGCCATGGAGTGCGAGCCAGAGGAGCTGCAGTTCTTGGGCGTCGTCGGCATCTACCGCTTCTCCGCGGAGATCCTCCGAGGCCCGCACCGCCCGCTCTTCGCGCGCATCGCGTCCGCCTTCGCACTACCCCTCTCATCTCAGCAtactcccgttgcaacgcacgggcacacacctagtatTGTAATACGACATTATGGATTTTCAGTATTATTAGTTTTTCATACAAGTTAGTATTTGTAGGCTCAGTTTTGTTTGACAAAAGTAGGATGCTCTATATTATCCTACCAAATTTGAACTTAAGACTCAAGGATGGAAAGTTAATTAGGGTAGAAGTTACGGGGACAAAGTTGCTTTTCAACAAGATGTTCTAAAACATCCGATTTATATCACAAATATAATATTTTAATATAAATATACATAGAATTTAAAGTTAATTTTTGCCAATGTTATTAAGAATActatgaagtatttaaataatTTTTTGTATAATTTTGTATGTACATTATTTTCTCTCTACAACAAAAAAGTTGAAAAAACATCCGGATCTGTATTCGGatagacatccgaattttatatcaattatttaaaaagatataaaacgaatttaatgtttattttttgtgaagattaatagcctcaatgctaaaaacaagaatataaatttatatAGCAAATTGTATATATTATTTGTTCACAATCGAAAAAAGAAGACCAAAAAATAGACATCTGAATAAGTATCTGTATCCATCCCTACTTTTCACCAGGATTATTATCTTAAACTTTTTCCTGTTTAAATGCTTGTCGATCGGTAGGGATGATCAGAATAATAAAAGGCATCGATCGATCACGTACGCTTCCGTGTGTCAAGATAAAGGCCATATATTCTCGTCGATTGGTGCACGTATCTAAACAGCTAAAGATCTGAAGTCACAACAGGAATAATCCATCGTGTGCCTACGTCGTCGCCTGTGAAACTTCTGAAGGTTCCGCTACCGAGGTGCCTAAATTCACTGTTACATACCTTGATATATATTTAATTTGCAGATCGGATTAATTAATAGTACAAAAAATGTTGAAGTGTATCAGATAGGTACTACCACCGCCGTTCTCAATATTTGTTGTCGCTTAATTCATTTTTATCTAAAACGCGATAAACGGAAGAATTATTATATTTATGTACACCATCTGCATCCGACAACAAAGCGTCCACTACTATACGAGGACGATGCGTGGTACGACGTCATCAGCTTCTAACCAACACAACCCTGGTAAGGATCGCATGCATGTCGAGGACGAAACTAACCATAATAATAATTAATATGCCTTTATATCATGACCGATCGAGAGTTGGCACTGACAAGAAAGCTACCTCCGGATATATATAAACGTGAGCCTAGCTAGCTAGTGTAGGCCAACAAAAAAGCTATGTAGTCTAGTTACGTATGATATCAGCGGCGAGAGTTGGCACGTAGATAGATAGAACCACAAAATAAAAAACGTGTGGCATATATATGGACCATGTATAAAAAAAGTAAGATTTGAATGGAATGTTGGTGCCAGGATGTCACGCTATGGTCCACCGCTTTATATCACATTATACTGCACGTTTGGATGCATCGTGATCCAAACAATGTTGGATAAAGGTTAGTTCAGTAATTAAAAGCACGACAGGTTGTTgtatatataaataaaaaaacTATAAAATAATGTTACGTACAAGTACTGTCTGACGAAATCATGTTAAAagttcagatacatgaagtatataGAGCAATTTTAACTAATTCGACTATTAATTACACCGTGACAGCGAAAGGGCGCCGTTACGGTGTCATGCCGTCGTACGTGCGTCGTCGACACTGCAGGAAACCGATGGAAGACGACGTCTTATCCTGAGATAATTTTCCCAGCGCCGTCCTCGATCGATCGGCAGCGGATAGACATGCATGAACGACTGCAAATACCGCATGATTGGTTGCCAGATCCTACCCGCCCAGGCTCGTGGCATGCGTTGACCGAGTGCGAGCGCGTGTTTGGTTGTCGTGCCTCACGTCCCTCGGACTGCACGCGCGGATGCACTTTAGTGCCTTTTTCACTGTTCAGCCTGCATGCGAGCAGAAGCTGAAAATGGCCTTCGCTAGGGGACCAGGCCCGCACCAACCAGGCGCCCGAAGCACAGACAACCAATCAGGCTGATAAAGACGCAGTGCGTGCAGATCCATCGTGAGCAGCCATCTCCTGACGCGGCTGACGCCTTTGGAAAGCAGTGAGCTACACACCGTATCAGATAATTAACCAAAGCGAGTGGACAGATAGATTAGAGACGCCAACAATAAAGATTTTGTCGACGACGATCCATCGCCTGCAGCAAAAGCATGCGTACGGAGTATTCCTTTGCGAAAACACTACTGCTGGTCCCGCAGGAGAGAGTGACCACTGGACAGCGAAATCTGAGATTTTTCTGGCCGGCGGCCATGCAGTGCAGATCTCTGGGCAGGCAGGCAAGAAGGTACCTACACCCTAGCTAGTACCCGTGCTGCAAGCGTGTGCTTTGTCAAGTTGCGAAGCGGATTTGCTTTCATTGTACACCGGCGCGGCCTCATGGTTGTTGGGACTAGCTAGGGAGCGAATGCATGCATGGCTGGCCGGGAGATAAACGCTTGACGACTCTTCATGTTACTTGCGGTTTTTATCCGTCTCTCTTGCTGCATGTAAAAGTCGATCGCTTTGCATAAAGGCTTGTGGAACAAATGCATTGTTCAGCCTCTTGATTATTTGGACGACGTACGTGCGAAAGTCTTCTGAGATCAATATAttggcaccaccaccaccaccaatggATATCCATGTGTGTCTGCTAGCTCCAATATCATTGCACAACACAGTTGGATGTGTATGGGATCACGGGATGTGTGTTTTCTCGTCAACGATGGATGGAGAAGCAATATGAAACTTTGCTTATGATTTTcctttcactaccggaatcgcgttctttgccgagtgtctaagacactcggcaaaggctattttacactcggcaaagcctttgccgagtgtaacactcggcaaagaacactcggcaaagatttcatcggcaaagggttctttgccgagtgctttttttcggacactcggcaaagactttgccgagtgtcaaaaagcactcggcaaagaaaaacactcggcaaattaagaatcgaaaaaattaaaaaaaaacagcaaaacattttttaaattctaggaacaactctccaaccctaccctattaacttacccgttgccctatcatttttcactattattttgaatcaaacttatatgttttgtaaatggtgagattcgaactcgcaacctctctctcgcgcataccctcctataccactacactactacaccaattatgtttatattacgtttccattccccatatactataacaaatcgagagtaatttgattatttaaggcactaaatgagttcatttgaaaatatgaccaactataaagttgcataactttttgagatctaaaagttttattttaatagtttctacatccgagaccgtttataaaatttgaattttaaatttaaaaacttcacacgaaattttcaatgataagatgattccaaatcaaaaaattgtcaactacaaagtttcattacatttcaagacctacaacttttattttggtggtttttccattcgAGACAGtttaaaaaattcaaatttcaaaattcaaacatagttttgcataacaagatgatttcaaactaaaacattgtcaactacaaagtttcataactcttcaatacctacaactttcatgttggtggtttttcctttcgaagtcgttttcaaaattcaaattttaaattttttaaattcagacgtagttttcgttgacaatatgacttcaaatgaaaaagttgtcaactataaacttctataacttctcaagatctacaaagtttattttggttgtttggtaatttgtttatctcagatgatggttctaacaatatgcacaaattctatacgtctctctcgtagtttcataaactatacGAGAGAGATATGGGTTTTATgaataaatttatttttattttgtcatatgaagaaatattcaatatataaattgtacatcatgatgagttatacaaatttgtagttgagaactttttcatttgaattaatttactactttaaaatgtgatttttaaattgactt
This portion of the Zea mays cultivar B73 chromosome 2, Zm-B73-REFERENCE-NAM-5.0, whole genome shotgun sequence genome encodes:
- the LOC103648937 gene encoding uncharacterized protein, with amino-acid sequence MAKARHDNPEKNTRSRRQKKLKAYDLSALSESLLEPGAPKQKPEAKLNCKSRQTFVLREAAHLKAVLVKMQFQLDPFVAIHQHLLATQPPAAAKGDVVKQGKDSKNKKRRKKGASSSSQAMDI